The DNA region TTAGGTGTATTAGTAttgtattagttgtattaataCATTCTTCGAGTAATGATATTAGTCGAATTTGTTCAATATTAATCGTCTTTttatagtattagtattatttgtgTATAATTAGTCATATAAGTATAGTATTTGTCgtattattactttattagttatATAATTAATGTAGTATTAGGTGTATTAGCataatattagtcgtattagtgttgTTTTAGGTGTATTAGTATAGTATTAGGTGTATTAATATGTCATTTACTAATTTAGTATATGTTAGTCGTACCAATTTAGTAATAGTCGTTTTTGTTTAATATTAgtcttattaatattttatatgtcgtattaatatagtattagtcgtattagtataatattagtgaTTTTTGCCTAATAGTAGTCTTATTTTTGCATAGTTTTAgccatattattatattagtatGTAAATAATTGCAAATATTTAGCTAAACTAAATACTTTCAAATACTAAATACTAAATACATTGTCCTGCTTAAACCAGGTCTACCTATGATAATATACGAATTGGTTGTTCCATGCTTGTTGCCGACATTTAAAGATGGTTGTGTTACTGTTAGCTGAGCTAAGCAACTAGCAATCAAGTTTGTAAAGTACATTGATAAACACGCGTAGTCAATTTTGATTCATAGaactaataaaataacattttaaaaaataaataataagaaaagaaGCAAATATCTAAATATTCagcactataataataataataataataataataataataataataaagaaaaagtatcAATCCAATACTCCAAAACGAAAagttatttaatattataaatcaaACACCAACTTTAATTTACTCTTTACAAAATAGAAATTCCTATATATTTGATAGGAATTTaactcaaaaaattaaaataaaaaccatcGTACGCTAATTCTTGGACTAAAGCCTAACATATAATCCTATTTATAGTCTAACTATAATAAAGAGACAAATAGAGCATGCATCTAATAGTTGCGTTGCTCTtactaataattaatcatttgttccattatttatttattaacacGGTCAAAATAGTACTGCATTTGTTGGATTATATttgtaattgataataatattattttcaaattatatattattatcaattgcaaatattttaaaatagagtaatatatacttatataattGCTTTGCTTCatacttattttcaaaaaaaaaaaattaagtataaaatGGAACGTGGATTAATTTATTTGTCCATAATTGAGTCAAATAATCATTAGCGTCGCCGCACATGAAGATGGTGAAGGAGGTGGAAGGGAATAAGAATGAAGATGATAAGAATATTGTTGAAGTTGCCACATTTGTCCGAGTTCATATAATTTCCTGCGTAGAACGACTGACTCGGATTTAAGCCGGTCATTTTCTTTCCTTACGAGGTGAATATGATGTGTCATGAGCCGTAATTGGTTGGACCGCTCCCGAGTTTGGATCTTTAATTGGTTtgcattattaattaaattttctacGTGTTTTTGTTTTCGCATGCGTGACCGTCTAGCTGATTCCCGATTTGATATCATCCGCTTACGCTTTTTCTCGTCCATGATCACTGCACGCTCTGGATCATCTGCACATGaatttaacataaaataatCTTGATTTTGGTTCGGGTCTTCGAAGCCAGAACCAAAAATAGGACTTAAGAGCACAGAGGTCGGACTTTGGGCATTATTTTGCCCTAGGTCCGGTTTGTCTAAACAAGGAGACTCTTGGTTTGGTCTTAATGAACCTAAGTCCGAACCGACATGGTAACGACTAAAATTAGGTTCATCACtttttgaacaactaatataaaagtttttgtttaattttgattCGGGTTTAATTTGGGCATTATCTTTTTCCATAATAGGATTAGGAAAAAGAGATTCGAGTTTCTCCCACGGCGTAAAGCCGCCGTTAAAGGAGAAAGATGAGTTGTTATTGGCGGTGGATAAAAGGGAATCAGTGGGAAAAACGGTGGACAACATGGCGGCGTAAGAGCTTATAGGTGGGGGGTAGAAGAGAAGAAGAGGAAAAGGGGAGAAAGGAATTGTAAGTGTGGATTATTTAAAGGCCAAAACTAAGCACCCAAAAAAGCTAGAGTATTGGTGGGCTCCACATTGGTAGGAACATGGAAGGGCATATTAGTCAATTAGATGGTACTACGGGAATAGCTTTTGAGTCAAGGGGCACTTACTACGGGTTAAAGTGGGGCCGACAATAAAATTACTAGGAGTAACCCTGCTTTTCACAAAAGCAGAATTAGGGTTAATTAGCTTACTGACGAAGGAAGAATGGAAGTGGGGACACTAGTTGGACATGTGTTTAAAGATGATTTGTTACTCGTGTGAGAAGCCTTATACAGTAGTTTGAAGAGATCAACCTCTGATTATCaattactccctcttattcagcttatgtgtctcatttccttttatggtcaagttatcttaattgtcccatttctatttttggtatggatttttgacttttatgcccttagtaactttatcttattttcaattataccttttattacccatactaattttcctgccttatattaaaaaacccataaaatcactctctttcctacccttaaggtcccacttttgactctccttaaaatccgtaaaaagtcaaatgagactcataaggtgaataggagggactaACATTTACTCTTTGTTTCTCTATATCAATGATCAGCTTACTCCACTCATTTAGAAAAAACAGTTTTTCTCAACATCGATTATTTTGGTGAAATGGATTAAGTCTTTAAGCTTGGCGAGAACTACTAAATTAGATaatgttgttttttatttagAGCACATAGTATTAACTTTAATTTGGACTTAGGAGGTATATGTTTAATAATACTctatcttttatattttatttcttcatttgaaatatgaaaagaaatcaagataaataataattatacaatAGATACTATAAAAGTTggataaaacaatataaaaaataaagattatatttattaaagtgtcaatgtaataaaatcattaaatttCATTGGTgtatataaagtaaatatattggaaattaaattgtaatttaatttttataaatcagAGTGTAAGTGATAAAACTCTCAGTGAAGATCTTTGATTGAAGAGAGAAAGCAGGAAAGAAAGAAgagattttattgattaattgatCATAAGGGAAAAGAATCGAAAATAACAATTGATACAGAAGTTTTTATACAAAGAAGAAACAAAACATTGTACTGTTATTACAATACTACCCCTGACTACTGTTGACGATACTACCCCTGATCACTGTTGTTGTATCATCTGATTTGGCATGATGGCTGTTATCATCAACAGTAAGTTTAATAATTATCTTGAATTTTATTGGTTATTAAAATAGAATAATTCTAAATAAGAaagacattttaaaattttcaaatggggAATGTGAGTAGAACAAAAAAATGAGGGGAATATGAATTAGTGAAGTGAAGAGTGAAAAGTGTTGATTTTTAAAGAGAAGATTAAAAAGCGGTAAAATAGTTAAATATTGTGCACTAAGTTTATATTACACAAATTTAAACTActtaaattaacattttattgTAAAGAAGGATAAATTATGGAAATATACTTAAGATCTTTGCGATATTTACTTGCATCATGTTAATACTTTACAAAATATCGATTTAAATGCTTAGAAATACTTTAGAAGATGATTGAATAGAGTATGACGGTTTTTGATAACTTTTCGTTAGGACTCTTGGAACATAATTGAATCAGAAGTTCGATCCTCAAAGACCTACGGCtctctaaaattttttaatacctctatttttatttttctctttactagtacttcctccgttccgttttagtcgctacatttACATGGGCACGgggattaagaaaagtgattgacctacactgtagctgattgtttactttatagagtataatattttattattgttaattaaaaaagaaaaaggaaaaataagttgttagattactttatagagtatagtatagtattttattataaagtatagagtatagagtaggataaaataggggtaggtaaaaatttaaataattgttttattactaaaaacgaaaatgtaacaagtaatatgaaattgccaaaaataaaaaatataacggGTATTATGAAACCGAAGAAGTAATACATTGGAAAGATTTACTCTCTTATTCCTATTAATAGCCCTGGCTACCCCAATTCAGAAACACTTTCCCAGAGATAAACTAATGATAAACAAGCCACGTTTGGATTTTGAATTCACACAATCGAGCAAGAGCAATTGCTCACATTTTTTACTGTAGAAATTGTTCACTAGGTTTCTAAAACTACCCACGGTTTTTAGTCAGCAAAGtacaaattcaaattacaagAGTCTTTTGAAATCCTGAtgttttaaactttaatatttgTAAATTCAAACTTCAACAGTCTTAAGAATCAAATTTAATGCGccattttaacatatttttagtgtaaatagtaaaatataaaaaaattagtaggATGAAAATGTACAttataacaaatcaaataaaatttatagtgagtatatttttttagacatttggAAAATGTTGTAAATAAGATTGATTGATTAATACAATTTACTATTAATTGAAAACAAGGAATTatgtttaaaatatatttgaccttaaaagataattaattcataaaaaataataacatggTCAAGTGagatattactatttttatttcaatgcctagtttaatatttttattgctttttcTCTTAGATAATTAAAATGATTCACGGTGAAAGTTGAGTTTTGTATTGTAAAATTCAAATAGAGCAAGACTACAGTACATATAGAAGTACAaaatacattaatttttttcaaataaaaataccaaaatcAGTCAAATTGAACTGTTATATAATTTGAAGAATTCATTATACATATGTTTTTATGTTGAcatcaatttaattataaattaatatccCCAATATAATTAAAGCTAGATATTTTAAATTCTCATCAATCATTCCAGTTGAAGTTAATTGCAAAATTGCATGCTTTCCTTGTTCTTGAACTTTTATGCTATCTTTAACCTTTTTTTGCGAGATTTTTCTGCAAAATCTAAGGCTTTTGgttcatattttttaattattttaggatGAGTAAATG from Amaranthus tricolor cultivar Red isolate AtriRed21 chromosome 3, ASM2621246v1, whole genome shotgun sequence includes:
- the LOC130808175 gene encoding basic leucine zipper 34-like gives rise to the protein MLSTVFPTDSLLSTANNNSSFSFNGGFTPWEKLESLFPNPIMEKDNAQIKPESKLNKNFYISCSKSDEPNFSRYHVGSDLGSLRPNQESPCLDKPDLGQNNAQSPTSVLLSPIFGSGFEDPNQNQDYFMLNSCADDPERAVIMDEKKRKRMISNRESARRSRMRKQKHVENLINNANQLKIQTRERSNQLRLMTHHIHLVRKENDRLKSESVVLRRKLYELGQMWQLQQYSYHLHSYSLPPPSPSSCAATLMII